Within Xanthomonas oryzae pv. oryzae, the genomic segment CGCGCGCCACAACGCGCCCTGTGCCGCCCAGCTGCGGGCACACGGCATGCCCCGGAGCACATGTTAGGCTCGCGCTACTTTTCCCCGAGGAGGGCGCTGCGATGATCCGCAACAAGCTGGCCTGTGCATGTGTGATGAGTGTGGTGGTGGCGATGAGCATCCCTGTGGCGATGGCCGTGAAGCCTGCCGATAGCGCAACGTTGCCGGCGCCCGATACCGCGTTGCAGGTGGCCATCAACGGCAACTGGCGCGACCGTGTGTACGTGCAGCGCGACCAGTACCGTCACCCCGGCCAGACGCTGGCGTTCTTCGGCATCAAGCCGACCCAGACAGTTATCGAGATCACTCCCGGCGGTGGTTGGTATTCGGAAATCCTGGCGCCGTATCTGCGCGAGAAGGGCAAGTATGTGGCGGCAGTGGTCGACCCCGCGTCGGCGCCCGAAGGCCGTAGCCACGATTACGCACAGCGCGCGCGCGATGACCTAGAAAAGAAATTCCAGGCCAAACCGGAGGTCTATGGCAAACCTTCGTTCGTGTCGTATGTGCCGACGTCGCCGTCCTTCGGTGTGGACAACTCGGCTGATCTGGTGCTGACCTTCCGCAACGTGCACAAC encodes:
- a CDS encoding class I SAM-dependent methyltransferase, coding for MIRNKLACACVMSVVVAMSIPVAMAVKPADSATLPAPDTALQVAINGNWRDRVYVQRDQYRHPGQTLAFFGIKPTQTVIEITPGGGWYSEILAPYLREKGKYVAAVVDPASAPEGRSHDYAQRARDDLEKKFQAKPEVYGKPSFVSYVPTSPSFGVDNSADLVLTFRNVHNWRMAGNAEAMFAGFYKVLKPGGVLGVVEHRANSDVPADDKSGYVGQAQVIAMAKAAGFTLVGKSEVNANPRDTKDYPGGVWTLPPSNSHDKADDAKYKAIGESDRMTLKFVKR